In one window of Ruminococcus albus AD2013 DNA:
- a CDS encoding helicase-related protein: MSNSITELHTMMRYLEYDFLKEHGLHHFDNWVSVFGEQKTEWELKPAGNGFKERTRIANYTGLPELMSMFKQIADIRTADTLKLDVPECEYHVVNVEATPFQQKLVQELSDRADEINAGNVDPSRDNMLKITSDGRKLGLDPRLIDPSFEDDPSTKLNRCVENVARIHAETAADRLTQIVFCDLGVPHKNTAETEIAGEDTDDANDNKSMAEIDSLEEECDFCVYDDIRDKLIARGIPADEIAYIHDAKNEKQKSELFEKVRNGDIRILLGSTAKMGTGTNVQKKLIAVHDIDIPWRPADLQQRAGRIIRQGNENKNVQIFRYVTKGTFDAYSFQTLENKQRFISQIMTSKTPARKCEDVDQQALTYSEIKALCTGDERIKEKLMLDNDVKELKVLAAEYRNTVYEMEDKIKAFPEKEEKITALLDGLHTDREALRKLTFDPETKRPVFRITIGDKEYTDKKEAAKAFEGAALSVKYADTPVKIGSFQGFDLSVTIHSEMMGGGMSATINGATVHSTKLIESFAHNLNRLESALYNIDGRIASVKDNLAQLRIDYSEAQKIASEPFPHAEELETKEDRLRTLTEELNQEAIEAKKNAPKREKTCYFERAKLKRDAMRIAKKPKQSKSKEQDKTKAGLE, encoded by the coding sequence CTGAGCAACTCGATAACGGAGCTGCACACGATGATGCGTTATCTCGAATACGACTTTCTGAAGGAACACGGTCTGCATCACTTCGACAACTGGGTTTCCGTATTCGGCGAGCAGAAAACGGAATGGGAGCTGAAACCTGCGGGCAATGGCTTCAAGGAACGTACACGCATTGCGAACTACACAGGTCTGCCAGAGCTCATGTCGATGTTCAAGCAGATCGCTGATATACGCACTGCTGACACACTTAAACTTGATGTTCCGGAGTGTGAATATCATGTAGTCAACGTGGAAGCTACTCCTTTCCAGCAGAAACTTGTACAGGAGCTTTCGGACAGAGCCGATGAGATAAATGCCGGCAACGTTGATCCGAGCCGGGACAACATGCTGAAGATCACGTCGGACGGACGCAAACTCGGACTCGACCCGCGCCTTATCGACCCGTCGTTTGAAGACGACCCTTCCACAAAGCTTAACCGCTGTGTGGAAAACGTGGCACGCATACATGCCGAAACGGCTGCGGACAGGCTTACACAGATAGTTTTCTGTGATCTCGGCGTACCGCATAAAAACACCGCCGAAACAGAAATCGCCGGCGAAGATACCGACGATGCAAACGATAATAAGTCAATGGCGGAAATTGATTCACTGGAAGAAGAATGCGACTTCTGCGTGTACGACGACATACGTGACAAGCTGATCGCACGTGGCATTCCGGCAGACGAAATTGCCTACATACACGATGCGAAGAACGAGAAGCAGAAATCCGAGCTTTTCGAGAAAGTACGCAATGGTGACATCCGCATCCTGCTTGGCTCAACCGCCAAGATGGGAACCGGTACGAACGTCCAGAAAAAGCTGATCGCTGTCCACGATATCGACATACCGTGGCGTCCGGCGGATCTGCAGCAACGCGCCGGACGTATTATCAGACAGGGCAACGAAAACAAGAATGTTCAGATATTCAGGTACGTTACCAAGGGTACGTTTGATGCGTACAGTTTTCAGACTCTTGAAAACAAGCAGCGGTTTATCAGTCAGATCATGACTTCAAAAACTCCAGCCCGCAAGTGCGAGGACGTTGACCAGCAGGCTCTGACTTATTCAGAAATCAAAGCTCTCTGTACAGGTGACGAACGTATCAAGGAAAAGCTGATGCTCGACAATGATGTAAAGGAACTGAAAGTCCTTGCCGCCGAATACCGCAACACGGTGTACGAGATGGAAGACAAGATAAAGGCTTTTCCTGAAAAAGAGGAGAAAATAACCGCTCTGCTTGACGGACTTCACACCGACCGTGAAGCTCTTAGAAAGCTTACGTTCGATCCCGAGACGAAGCGACCAGTATTCAGAATTACTATCGGTGACAAGGAATACACGGATAAAAAGGAAGCTGCAAAGGCTTTCGAGGGTGCTGCACTTTCTGTAAAGTACGCCGACACACCAGTTAAGATCGGTAGCTTTCAGGGCTTCGACCTGTCGGTTACGATACACAGTGAAATGATGGGCGGAGGCATGTCTGCCACGATAAACGGTGCCACCGTTCACAGCACGAAGCTTATTGAAAGCTTTGCCCATAACCTCAACCGCCTTGAATCGGCACTGTACAATATTGACGGCAGGATAGCAAGTGTAAAAGACAACCTTGCACAGCTGAGGATCGACTATTCCGAAGCTCAGAAGATCGCCTCAGAACCGTTTCCACATGCGGAAGAACTGGAAACGAAGGAAGACAGGCTGAGAACGCTTACGGAGGAACTGAACCAAGAAGCGATCGAAGCGAAAAAGAACGCACCGAAACGTGAGAAGACCTGTTACTTTGAAAGGGCGAAGCTGAAACGTGATGCTATGAGGATAGCGAAGAAGCCGAAGCAGAGTAAAAGCAAGGAGCAGGATAAGACAAAGGCGGGGTTGGAGTGA